The following are encoded together in the Sinorhizobium terangae genome:
- a CDS encoding LysR family transcriptional regulator, producing MLGHAMKLRQLAYFVKVVEVGNITRAAEQLNLAQTALGIQIRNLEDALQIQLLDRHSRGVSATPAGMLLYERSIEILQRLEETRRDLIALGGERVRIRFGATPSILKLIGTELLVAANAQLPGIALHVVEELSFVLADALERGELDYVLAYDIEENPGIRRVALMEEDLLHVSAANGGEQGGDISFRQAVAGDLALVSNRDIIWRRVHETASRLSVDVKITYQVQSNEAIKALVLHGVAQSIMPYGIVAEEIKTGQIIGRRVDRPGVKRTLFLAHPAHRGVADEKPFLAFIDKMVDRLMAEVGSYAHPIDRLVPMEQADSL from the coding sequence ATGCTTGGACATGCAATGAAGCTCCGCCAGCTTGCCTACTTCGTCAAGGTCGTCGAAGTGGGCAACATTACGCGGGCGGCAGAGCAGCTCAATCTCGCCCAGACCGCGCTTGGCATCCAGATCCGCAATCTCGAGGACGCCCTGCAGATCCAGTTGCTCGACCGCCATTCGCGCGGCGTGAGCGCAACGCCCGCAGGCATGCTGCTTTACGAGCGCTCGATTGAAATTCTGCAACGGCTCGAGGAGACGCGCCGAGACCTGATCGCGCTCGGCGGCGAGCGGGTGCGCATAAGGTTTGGCGCAACGCCGAGCATTCTCAAGCTGATCGGCACGGAACTGCTCGTCGCCGCCAATGCGCAACTTCCCGGCATCGCGCTCCATGTCGTGGAGGAATTGAGCTTCGTGCTGGCCGATGCACTCGAGCGCGGCGAACTCGACTATGTGCTTGCTTACGACATAGAGGAAAACCCGGGTATCAGGCGTGTCGCGCTGATGGAGGAGGACCTCCTTCATGTGTCGGCGGCAAACGGCGGGGAGCAGGGCGGCGATATTTCCTTCCGGCAAGCGGTCGCCGGCGATCTCGCCCTGGTTTCGAACCGCGACATCATCTGGCGGCGGGTGCACGAAACGGCCTCGCGCCTCTCCGTCGACGTCAAGATCACCTATCAGGTTCAATCGAACGAGGCGATCAAGGCGCTGGTCCTGCACGGCGTTGCGCAAAGCATCATGCCCTATGGGATCGTGGCGGAGGAGATCAAGACGGGCCAGATCATCGGGCGGCGCGTTGACCGGCCCGGTGTCAAGCGGACGTTGTTTCTCGCTCATCCGGCCCATAGGGGGGTCGCGGATGAGAAGCCTTTCCTTGCGTTCATCGACAAGATGGTCGACCGGCTGATGGCCGAGGTCGGGTCTTACGCGCACCCGATCGATCGCCTGGTTCCGATGGAGCAAGCGGATTCTCTTTGA